A stretch of DNA from Macrotis lagotis isolate mMagLag1 chromosome X, bilby.v1.9.chrom.fasta, whole genome shotgun sequence:
GACTCTGTCAACAGCCCTTTCATTTCCAATGAATAGGACTGGCAGCTTCAAAACCAGATGTGATCTATCAGCTGGAGCGAGGTGAAACACCCTGGATGACAGATGACTCTCCAAGTACGTGAGTAAACACAAGAGATGGATGTGTCACAGTGCCCCATTGTTACATTAGAGTTTTCCCAAACTGGAATTGGCTGTCTCTGGGAACACTAAGTTCCTCCTCGTGGGGGCCACATTAGGAGTTATAGCCAGGTCCCGAGTGTTGTCACAGTGTGACTTATGACAAATGTGCATCTAACCTGTTTTAGGCAAATGCAGAggagacttttttttccctcatgagATCCCTTTTGATTTGAAATTCATTGATTCTGAGATAATTGAATCATATATCTGGAGTTGAAAGGAACTTCAGGTGTCATTTAGTCTAATGCCCTTATTCCTCATTTATGAGGAAATTGACCCTTAAGGAGATAAATGTGTGATCTGGCCAAGTTCACAAAGGGAATAAGCCTGAGAGTTGGGATTTCAACCCAGATATTCAAACCCAAGGAAGCTTTTCATTCCTTTATACTGTTTTTCTAAGACATTAGAATAAAAttaacaattaatttttattccttaaaatatacTTACTGTCTATAGAAGCCCAGGTCTCTCCacaaggaaatgaaagagaaaaacctCAGAGGAGAATCTGAGGACAAAGAAAGATTACTTAGCTCTGTTCTTCCTTTTGGTGCTTTCCTCAGACTCAGGAATATGTTTATTGGAAATAAGGAGTATATAGAATCATATTATCTTAATTTTGCCTGGAAACTGAAGGGCAATTCAGACTGACTCATGCCTCCCAATAAATTCAGGAATCTTTTCAATATTATCTGTAATTGATGATTCTTCAACcttatttcaatatttatctaTAGTCCAGTTCCTAGGTAGATCCATTGGGATGGAAGAGAAGACTTAACCTCCAGTTTTGTTTCTACCAGtcattagttatgtgaccttaggcaagactCCAAGTcactctgagcttcagtttcttaattATAAACTGTAATAACTGACCTATCTCACAAGGTGATTGTGAGAATTAGTATGAATGGTgagtatataaattttataataattatacatatatttatataaatatatacatacatttatataaataaatatcataTAAGGTGGCATTCTTTGTTCCAGCTGGTTGAGGTTAAACCATTGGTTTTATTTTCCTaggggagatagaagaaagatCTAAGTGTAAGGCAGTGAATATTTGATGATATTtatgcttttctctttctttcagatTGGAAGACtagttatgcttttttttttccttcctttcagatTGGAAGAGTAAGCCTGAAACCAAGGAATTAGTTCAAAAGCTGGATATTTCTGTAGAATCATCATCTCAGAAAAGATTCACAAGATGGCATGACTCCTTGGTCTACAACTTCAAAGAGACCTGGGGATATGATACACAGTTAAAGAGGCAGCAGAGCAATGATGAAACACATTCTCAGCCAGGAAAAATCATCCAAAGGAAAACTAGTAAAGGACAGGAACAAGAATGTAACCCCTATGGCAGAAACTTCAGTCTTGGGCCAGTCATTTTTCCACAGCAAAGAGTGTGTGTAAGAAAGGGTTTCCAAGATTATCatacagacaaagaaaaaatcaatttatattcagACCTAAATTCATGTAATAGAATCTGttctaagaaaatattttctaagaatAATGAATTTAGGAAATCATTCAGTTCTAAATTAGATTTTATTGAATATCATAGACTATATCCTGCAGAACAAACATATGAATATGATGACTGTGCAAAAGGCTTTAGTAGCAACTCATCCAGTAATTCCCATCAGGTAGCTCATGTTGGAGAGAAATCCTATAtttgtaatgaatgtgggaaagctttttTTCTGGGCATACACCTAATTGAACataagagaattcatactggggagaaaccttatgcatgtaatgaatgtggaaaggtTTTCCGCCTCAACACACAACTTACTCGACATCAGACAATtcatactggggagaaaccttacgAATGCAGTGAATGTGGAAAAGTCTTCCGCCAGAGTGCCCATCTTATTCGTCATCAGACAATTCATACTGGGGAGaaaccatatgaatgtaatgaatgtggcaaGGTTTTCCGCTTGAGTGCACATCTTACTTGCCATCAGacaattcatactggagagaaaccttatgaatgcaatgaatgtggAAAGTCTTTCCGGGAGAAGAAAGGTCTAATCTATCACCAGAGggttcacactggagagaaaccttacaTCTGTcctgaatgtgggaaggccttccgCCAGAGGACAGGACTAAGTTATCACCAGAAagttcacactggagagaaaccttatgaatgtcatGAATGTGGTAAAGCCTTTCGTCAGAGAACAGGGCTAAGTTATCACCGGAGagttcacactggagagaaacatTATGAATGTCGTGAGTGTGGGAAGGCCTTCTGGCAGAGCTCACAGCTTACCCaacaccagagaattcacactggagaaaagCCATTTGAATGtcatgaatgtggaaaagccttccGTCTGATCGCACAGCTCAACCAACACCAGAGagttcacactggagagaaaccttatgaatgtcatgaatgtgggaaagctttctGGCAGAATGCAGAACTAATTtatcatcagagaattcatactggagaaaaaccttataaatgtaatgaatgtgggaaggccttccgCTTGAGTGAACAGCTTTCCCGACATCAGAGGATTCATACTGgggaaaaaccttatgaatgtaatgaatgtgggaaggcatTTCGTGTGAGTGGAAAGCTTACCCAACACCAGAGAATACATAatggagagaaaccctataaaTGTCATGAATGTGGTAAGGCCTTCTGCCAGAGCTCAGAACTTACTCGACATCAGAAAatacacactggagagaaaccttatgaatgtctTGATTGTGGAAAAGCTTTCCGACAGAGTGCAGAACTTACATTGCATCAAAGAAATCATACTGGGGAGaaaccatatgaatgtaatgagtgTGGGAAGGCCTTCACCACCAGTTCAGCTCTTACTtatcatcaaagaattcatactggagagaaaccatatgaatgtcatgaatgtgggaaagcaTTTTCCCGACGGGCATTGCTTAGTCAACATTTGAGAATGCATACTGGTGACAAACCTTATAAATGTCTTGAATGTGGAAAGGCCTTCCCCCAAAGGGTAGAACTTATTCGACACCATAGAATTCAtgctggggagaaaccttatgagtgtTGTGCCTGTGGGAAGACCTTCTGGGAGAGTGCAGAATTAATTtatcatcagagaattcatactggagagaagccttatgcATGTAATGAATGTGAGAAGGCCTTTCGGGTGAGAACACAGCTTACTCgacaccagagaattcatactggagccAAACCATATgcatgtaatgaatgtgggaaggcctttcGAGTGAGAACACAGCTTACTCGACATCTGAGAATTCATACCGGAGCCAAACCTTATAAATGTattgaatgtgggaaggcctatAGACAGAGAGCAGATCTTACTAGACATCAGAAAACTCATACTGAAGAGAAAacttatgaatataatgaataatgGTAAATATCTAGATTTCATACTAGAGTAAGAAACTTTATCAATATAATCAGTGTGCAAAGAACTTCAATCAGGAACCAAAGCTTATTAAACTTGAGTGAATTTTTACTAGATAGAAAAAGCCTTATGAATTTGTGGATAGGCATCCTTTTAGAATATGGGATTAATCAACATCTGAGAAGTCATATGGGGAGTATGAATATAACAAATGtagaaggtattttttttaaggtttttatctTCAGGTATCCTGTGAGTTCTTTCACAAAATATTGAATGTAATTAAACGtggaaaaaatcttttaaaattaatatcttCTATTGTGATttcatagttttcattttatattttattaatttaattttcctccCTCTCATCTGGTGTTgtaagtttatcaattttattagttgggattttttttaagaaccAGTTTTTAGTTTTATCAGTTCTAtagttttgagtttttatttctgaatctatgttcttttcaaaattatctttttatttatttttcatttattcattttcttattttattaattgcATATTCAATTCACTAAtacttttttacaatttttt
This window harbors:
- the LOC141497088 gene encoding uncharacterized protein LOC141497088 isoform X1, with translation MTLVFLTASAQQGSVTFKDVAVDFSWEEWGHLDPAQKELYREVMLENYRNLVCLGLAASKPDVIYQLERGETPWMTDDSPNWKSKPETKELVQKLDISVESSSQKRFTRWHDSLVYNFKETWGYDTQLKRQQSNDETHSQPGKIIQRKTSKGQEQECNPYGRNFSLGPVIFPQQRVCVRKGFQDYHTDKEKINLYSDLNSCNRICSKKIFSKNNEFRKSFSSKLDFIEYHRLYPAEQTYEYDDCAKGFSSNSSSNSHQVAHVGEKSYICNECGKAFFLGIHLIEHKRIHTGEKPYACNECGKVFRLNTQLTRHQTIHTGEKPYECSECGKVFRQSAHLIRHQTIHTGEKPYECNECGKVFRLSAHLTCHQTIHTGEKPYECNECGKSFREKKGLIYHQRVHTGEKPYICPECGKAFRQRTGLSYHQKVHTGEKPYECHECGKAFRQRTGLSYHRRVHTGEKHYECRECGKAFWQSSQLTQHQRIHTGEKPFECHECGKAFRLIAQLNQHQRVHTGEKPYECHECGKAFWQNAELIYHQRIHTGEKPYKCNECGKAFRLSEQLSRHQRIHTGEKPYECNECGKAFRVSGKLTQHQRIHNGEKPYKCHECGKAFCQSSELTRHQKIHTGEKPYECLDCGKAFRQSAELTLHQRNHTGEKPYECNECGKAFTTSSALTYHQRIHTGEKPYECHECGKAFSRRALLSQHLRMHTGDKPYKCLECGKAFPQRVELIRHHRIHAGEKPYECCACGKTFWESAELIYHQRIHTGEKPYACNECEKAFRVRTQLTRHQRIHTGAKPYACNECGKAFRVRTQLTRHLRIHTGAKPYKCIECGKAYRQRADLTRHQKTHTEEKTYEYNE
- the LOC141497088 gene encoding uncharacterized protein LOC141497088 isoform X2; amino-acid sequence: MLENYRNLVCLGLAASKPDVIYQLERGETPWMTDDSPNWKSKPETKELVQKLDISVESSSQKRFTRWHDSLVYNFKETWGYDTQLKRQQSNDETHSQPGKIIQRKTSKGQEQECNPYGRNFSLGPVIFPQQRVCVRKGFQDYHTDKEKINLYSDLNSCNRICSKKIFSKNNEFRKSFSSKLDFIEYHRLYPAEQTYEYDDCAKGFSSNSSSNSHQVAHVGEKSYICNECGKAFFLGIHLIEHKRIHTGEKPYACNECGKVFRLNTQLTRHQTIHTGEKPYECSECGKVFRQSAHLIRHQTIHTGEKPYECNECGKVFRLSAHLTCHQTIHTGEKPYECNECGKSFREKKGLIYHQRVHTGEKPYICPECGKAFRQRTGLSYHQKVHTGEKPYECHECGKAFRQRTGLSYHRRVHTGEKHYECRECGKAFWQSSQLTQHQRIHTGEKPFECHECGKAFRLIAQLNQHQRVHTGEKPYECHECGKAFWQNAELIYHQRIHTGEKPYKCNECGKAFRLSEQLSRHQRIHTGEKPYECNECGKAFRVSGKLTQHQRIHNGEKPYKCHECGKAFCQSSELTRHQKIHTGEKPYECLDCGKAFRQSAELTLHQRNHTGEKPYECNECGKAFTTSSALTYHQRIHTGEKPYECHECGKAFSRRALLSQHLRMHTGDKPYKCLECGKAFPQRVELIRHHRIHAGEKPYECCACGKTFWESAELIYHQRIHTGEKPYACNECEKAFRVRTQLTRHQRIHTGAKPYACNECGKAFRVRTQLTRHLRIHTGAKPYKCIECGKAYRQRADLTRHQKTHTEEKTYEYNE
- the LOC141497088 gene encoding uncharacterized protein LOC141497088 isoform X3, with the protein product MRAAPPAAGLPFPKGCSARPQSPGRGPSPLSWRRHFRSPPDPRQPGHRGRLGTAPSSAAAAAARAEPRAGICLGRSAEHQEAMAPGPPPARARQEPVTFSDVAVDFTPEEWGRLDASQKSLYRDVILENYRNLVCLGLAASKPDVIEQLERGEAPWMPEGAAPGSPWPDPRMGPEAKEPTPKLERPPGVSPCVSMPGEAWGRALGLEMEHLSEIHSQQVRVPQKKAPVKVQGEEWKRAGDSFSPESDLCPQQQVSVVETLYKCDIHRRGLSLCSDLRKRNGICPKKILAKQKGCGNSISYHSELSEKRHPEEHPCGCDELGKAFPQAVPTREKFPGRTARSEERPYECSECGRAFNHVSSLNSHQRTHTGERPYECNECGKAFCRSTHLIEHQTIHTGEKPYECSECGRAFRQSAQLTRHQRIHTGEKPYKCQECGKAFNHSSSLTSHHRIHTGERPYECNECGKAFNHFSSLTSHYRIHTGEKPYECSICGKAFYHSSSLTFHARIHTGERPYECNDCGKTFNHISSLISHHRIHTGEKPYECHHCGRAFRRSTHLSRHQRIHTGEKPYACNECGKVFRLNTQLTRHQTIHTGEKPYECSECGKVFRQSAHLIRHQTIHTGEKPYECNECGKVFRLSAHLTCHQTIHTGEKPYECNECGKSFREKKGLIYHQRVHTGEKPYICPECGKAFRQRTGLSYHQKVHTGEKPYECHECGKAFRQRTGLSYHRRVHTGEKHYECRECGKAFWQSSQLTQHQRIHTGEKPFECHECGKAFRLIAQLNQHQRVHTGEKPYECHECGKAFWQNAELIYHQRIHTGEKPYKCNECGKAFRLSEQLSRHQRIHTGEKPYECNECGKAFRVSGKLTQHQRIHNGEKPYKCHECGKAFCQSSELTRHQKIHTGEKPYECLDCGKAFRQSAELTLHQRNHTGEKPYECNECGKAFTTSSALTYHQRIHTGEKPYECHECGKAFSRRALLSQHLRMHTGDKPYKCLECGKAFPQRVELIRHHRIHAGEKPYECCACGKTFWESAELIYHQRIHTGEKPYACNECEKAFRVRTQLTRHQRIHTGAKPYACNECGKAFRVRTQLTRHLRIHTGAKPYKCIECGKAYRQRADLTRHQKTHTEEKTYEYNE